In a genomic window of Desulfuromonadaceae bacterium:
- a CDS encoding DUF393 domain-containing protein: protein MNTKFPLTIYYDGSCIVCATEIDHYRSLQHQGRLQFVDITAPDFDAAIYGRTQGAFMARIHVKDAVGNFHVGVDAFLEIWSALPNRGYRLLGKVIALPGIHCAARCGYALFARYRRYLPKRTRCQGDNCALH, encoded by the coding sequence ATGAACACAAAATTTCCTCTGACTATCTACTACGACGGTAGCTGCATCGTCTGCGCGACAGAAATTGACCACTATCGCAGCTTGCAGCATCAGGGACGTCTGCAATTTGTCGATATCACCGCCCCCGATTTCGATGCCGCCATTTACGGTCGCACGCAGGGTGCGTTCATGGCCCGCATACACGTCAAAGACGCCGTCGGCAACTTTCATGTCGGTGTTGACGCTTTTCTGGAAATCTGGTCGGCGCTGCCGAATCGTGGTTATCGATTGCTGGGCAAAGTGATCGCCCTCCCCGGCATCCACTGCGCGGCCAGGTGCGGTTATGCGCTCTTCGCCCGCTACCGCAGATATCTGCCGAAACGCACGCGCTGCCAGGGCGACAACTGTGCGCTGCATTAA
- the rdgC gene encoding recombination-associated protein RdgC: MGLLSNTTSLCQFHIVGTPPTDDFFTWAGARLTAQGFRSIDDCADELSMGWVQLDDTRDSTFEVRDTFQRDHYLTFTLRRDQRRVPAALLRAHFEQAQREFLTAHPGLQRVPKQKKADLREAVFGKLLARTLPAPACYDVLWDTRNGVVTFANLGGKMVDTFVELFKKTFDGLRLVAIHPYARAESLLDAPLQHALRAANGSGATTELDLIREYHWLGADFLLWLMYQTMNESSSYAICRPGPATVGEGFVAYLNDRLQLVGGGEAGAQKVTVAGPQDSFREVCVALQSGKQMAEALLYFEKGEHQWKLTLKGTLFQFASFKAPSVRLERDNLTDPDSERNALFYERMHVMEEGLQLFDSLYRIFLDLRLGTSWAAVRQRIDAWLAAA, translated from the coding sequence ATGGGTCTGCTCAGCAACACCACAAGTCTCTGTCAGTTTCACATCGTTGGCACCCCGCCGACTGATGACTTTTTCACCTGGGCCGGAGCCCGGCTCACGGCGCAGGGATTTCGTTCGATCGATGACTGTGCCGATGAGCTTTCCATGGGCTGGGTGCAGCTTGATGATACACGTGACAGCACGTTTGAGGTGCGCGACACTTTTCAGCGGGACCATTACCTGACCTTTACCCTGCGGCGCGATCAGCGCCGGGTTCCGGCAGCGCTGCTCCGTGCACATTTCGAGCAGGCGCAGCGCGAATTCCTCACTGCACACCCCGGTTTGCAGCGTGTCCCAAAACAAAAAAAGGCTGATTTGCGCGAGGCGGTTTTTGGTAAACTGCTGGCCAGAACGTTACCCGCTCCGGCCTGTTACGATGTACTGTGGGATACGCGTAACGGCGTGGTGACGTTTGCCAACCTCGGTGGAAAGATGGTTGATACCTTTGTCGAACTGTTCAAAAAAACCTTCGACGGGTTGCGGCTGGTGGCCATTCATCCTTATGCGCGGGCCGAAAGTCTGCTTGATGCGCCGTTACAGCACGCGTTGCGTGCGGCCAATGGTTCCGGGGCGACGACGGAACTTGACCTGATTCGCGAGTATCACTGGCTCGGCGCCGATTTTCTGCTCTGGCTGATGTATCAGACGATGAACGAATCATCCAGCTACGCGATCTGTCGTCCCGGTCCGGCAACTGTCGGGGAGGGGTTTGTTGCCTACCTGAATGACCGCCTGCAACTGGTTGGTGGTGGGGAAGCAGGGGCACAGAAGGTGACGGTGGCCGGGCCGCAGGACAGCTTCCGTGAAGTGTGCGTGGCACTCCAGTCAGGAAAACAAATGGCCGAGGCCCTGCTCTACTTCGAAAAGGGGGAGCATCAGTGGAAGCTGACCCTGAAAGGGACTCTCTTCCAGTTTGCCTCGTTCAAAGCGCCATCAGTGCGCCTCGAACGCGACAACCTGACCGATCCCGACAGTGAACGCAACGCACTCTTTTATGAGCGGATGCACGTCATGGAAGAGGGGTTACAACTCTTCGACAGTCTGTATCGCATCTTCCTTGATCTGCGCCTGGGCACCAGCTGGGCAGCAGTGCGACAGCGCATTGACGCGTGGCTGGCCGCAGCGTAA
- the speA gene encoding biosynthetic arginine decarboxylase, with the protein MTPETTTHWTIKDAAALYGIDAWGKGNFGLNAAGEVTVKAPFVSGEIAVPLTEIVAGAAARGHNMPLLLRIENLLDDRIRLINETFRAAIADVGYRGEYQGVFPIKVNQQCQVIKEICRFGARYNLGLEAGSKAELLIALASLPEHGLLILNGYKDREFVDLGLWANKLSYRCFFVIESPAELPLIIERSRALGIAPLFGVRVKVSAKVGGLWTETSGDRSSFGLSPTQLIGVVEQLKNEGLLDCLQLLHCHLGSQIPALADIRTGVREASRFYADLVREGAPLSCLDLGGGLAIDYTGTLENQVHSRDYQLADYCHTIVATIAATLEPLGIDHPLILTESGRAMIAHSSLLLFNILDTMHFEAEPFPKTLPPDAHPATGQLFTLFKQLADTDDFIATYQGALAGRDTLRELFRGGEINLRERSLAENIFLAIAQHIASRLVALTTIPAELAGLKANLADIYYGNFSVFQSLPDTWAIGQLFPVMPINRHLEAPTREAIISDLTCDCDGKLDTFIVAGKEQSTLPLHPLRDEEDYLLGVFLMGAYQETLGDLHNLFGDTHVVSIRINEGGGFDVLNELNGDTIAEVLSFVEYHPQTLFEAFRSRVEGVVRAGRMSVAERQQLVEEYAASLNGYTYFEQ; encoded by the coding sequence ATGACTCCTGAAACAACCACGCACTGGACGATCAAGGATGCCGCTGCTCTCTATGGCATTGATGCCTGGGGAAAAGGGAATTTCGGCCTCAACGCAGCCGGTGAGGTGACGGTCAAAGCGCCGTTCGTAAGCGGTGAAATTGCCGTACCGTTAACCGAAATTGTCGCGGGTGCGGCGGCACGCGGACACAACATGCCCCTGTTGCTGCGCATCGAAAACCTGCTCGATGACCGCATTCGCCTGATTAACGAAACCTTCCGCGCCGCGATTGCCGACGTCGGCTACCGCGGCGAATATCAGGGGGTATTTCCGATCAAGGTCAACCAGCAGTGTCAGGTCATCAAGGAGATCTGTCGTTTCGGCGCACGCTATAATCTCGGATTGGAGGCGGGGAGCAAGGCGGAGTTGCTGATTGCGCTGGCATCACTGCCGGAGCACGGGCTGCTGATCCTCAACGGCTACAAGGACCGGGAATTTGTCGATCTCGGCCTGTGGGCCAATAAACTCAGTTATCGCTGTTTCTTCGTCATTGAGTCCCCCGCTGAACTGCCACTGATTATCGAACGCTCCCGTGCGCTGGGGATCGCGCCGCTTTTCGGTGTGCGGGTCAAGGTCTCCGCCAAGGTCGGCGGGCTGTGGACGGAAACCAGCGGCGACCGCAGCAGTTTCGGGTTGAGTCCCACACAATTGATCGGCGTCGTCGAACAACTCAAGAACGAGGGGCTGCTCGATTGTCTGCAACTGCTGCACTGCCACCTCGGCTCGCAAATTCCGGCCCTGGCCGACATTCGCACCGGCGTTCGCGAGGCAAGCCGTTTTTATGCTGATCTGGTCCGTGAAGGAGCGCCGCTGAGCTGCCTTGATCTCGGCGGCGGGCTGGCTATCGACTATACCGGCACCCTTGAGAATCAGGTTCATTCCCGCGATTACCAACTCGCCGATTACTGTCACACCATCGTTGCCACGATTGCTGCAACCCTTGAGCCGCTGGGCATCGATCATCCGCTCATCCTGACAGAATCAGGACGGGCAATGATCGCCCACAGCTCGCTGTTGCTCTTTAATATCCTCGACACCATGCACTTTGAAGCGGAACCTTTTCCGAAAACCCTGCCGCCGGACGCCCACCCGGCGACCGGTCAACTTTTTACTCTTTTTAAACAGCTGGCCGACACAGACGACTTTATCGCAACCTATCAGGGCGCGCTCGCCGGACGCGACACGCTGCGGGAACTGTTTCGCGGTGGAGAGATCAACTTGCGTGAACGGTCCCTGGCAGAAAACATTTTTCTGGCCATTGCCCAGCACATCGCCTCCCGCCTTGTTGCCTTGACCACGATCCCGGCTGAACTGGCCGGATTGAAAGCGAATCTCGCCGACATCTATTATGGCAACTTCAGCGTCTTTCAATCGCTCCCCGATACCTGGGCCATCGGCCAGCTTTTTCCGGTCATGCCGATCAATCGTCACCTCGAAGCGCCGACCCGCGAGGCGATCATCTCTGATCTGACCTGCGACTGCGACGGCAAACTCGACACCTTCATTGTCGCCGGAAAAGAACAGTCAACCCTGCCGTTGCATCCGCTGCGTGACGAGGAAGACTATCTGCTCGGTGTTTTTCTGATGGGAGCTTATCAGGAAACCCTCGGTGATCTGCACAATCTTTTCGGTGACACCCATGTCGTCAGCATACGCATCAATGAGGGGGGCGGGTTTGACGTCCTCAATGAGCTCAATGGTGATACCATCGCCGAGGTTCTCAGTTTTGTTGAGTATCATCCGCAGACACTGTTTGAGGCATTTCGGTCACGCGTTGAGGGGGTGGTTCGCGCCGGGCGGATGAGTGTCGCGGAACGACAGCAGCTGGTTGAGGAGTATGCTGCGAGCCTGAATGGTTACACTTATTTTGAGCAGTAG
- the speE gene encoding polyamine aminopropyltransferase → MDMWYTEKHSENVGITMRVSETLFSGKSEFQQLDIVNTLEYGKMMLLDGLVMVTERDEFIYHDMLVHPALFTHPSPQQVLVIGGGDGGSIREIVRHPEVELATLCEIDGLVVDKSVELLPSMASAIDGQHPKVKLHIADGLDYIRKHQNAFDVILVDSTDPIGPAVGLFEKDFYRLVHDALKADGIMVAQSESPFYHAEIQKNMYRNLRAVFPLVAMYQAFIPTYPSGLWSFAFASKRYHPLRDFNRDRAARRNFHTKYYNEDLHSGAFMLPTFAKENIAE, encoded by the coding sequence ATGGATATGTGGTACACCGAAAAACATTCGGAAAATGTTGGCATCACCATGCGGGTGAGTGAAACCCTTTTTTCCGGCAAGAGCGAGTTCCAGCAACTGGACATTGTCAACACCCTTGAATATGGCAAGATGATGCTTCTTGACGGGCTGGTGATGGTCACCGAACGTGATGAGTTCATTTATCACGACATGCTCGTCCACCCGGCGCTCTTTACCCACCCCAGTCCGCAGCAGGTGCTGGTGATCGGTGGCGGCGACGGTGGCAGTATCCGCGAAATTGTCAGGCATCCCGAAGTGGAACTGGCGACACTCTGCGAAATCGACGGACTGGTGGTCGACAAATCGGTCGAGCTGCTCCCTTCCATGGCAAGCGCTATCGACGGCCAACACCCCAAAGTCAAGTTGCATATCGCTGATGGCCTCGACTACATCCGCAAGCACCAGAATGCATTCGACGTCATTCTGGTCGATTCAACCGACCCGATCGGCCCGGCGGTCGGTCTCTTTGAAAAGGATTTTTATCGCCTCGTCCACGACGCGCTGAAAGCCGACGGGATCATGGTCGCCCAAAGCGAATCCCCCTTCTATCACGCCGAGATTCAGAAAAACATGTATCGCAACCTGCGCGCTGTCTTTCCGCTCGTCGCGATGTATCAGGCGTTCATTCCGACCTACCCGAGCGGGCTATGGTCGTTCGCCTTCGCCAGCAAGCGCTATCATCCGCTCCGGGATTTCAATCGTGATCGCGCTGCGCGCCGAAATTTTCACACTAAATACTACAATGAAGATCTGCATTCAGGGGCTTTCATGCTGCCGACCTTCGCCAAAGAAAATATTGCAGAATAG
- the proC gene encoding pyrroline-5-carboxylate reductase, with translation MKNKEKIGFIGGGNMAEAILKGILVANVSPQAVLVAEPLDARRDYLSATYGVAVTADNDQVVADSDIIVLAIKPQMAAEVVGAFADQFTADKLLISILAGTSTAKLEALLNVAAKVVRVMPNTPALIGCGAAALCSGQYAGGAELETARKIFAAVGSVVTVKEMQMDAVTAVSGSGPAYVFTVIEALVAGGVAEGLDRETALALAIRTVEGAARLVAESGEEPAELRRKVCSPGGTTLAAIEKLDAGGFGDLLVAAVRRAAERSRELG, from the coding sequence ATGAAAAATAAAGAGAAGATCGGTTTTATCGGTGGCGGAAACATGGCTGAGGCAATTCTCAAGGGGATTCTCGTTGCCAATGTATCGCCACAGGCGGTGCTGGTCGCGGAGCCGCTTGATGCACGGCGCGACTATTTGTCGGCAACATACGGCGTTGCCGTGACGGCGGATAACGATCAGGTGGTTGCTGACAGCGATATTATCGTCCTGGCGATCAAACCGCAAATGGCCGCCGAGGTTGTAGGGGCCTTTGCCGATCAATTCACGGCGGATAAACTTTTGATTTCGATCCTTGCCGGGACGTCAACGGCGAAACTGGAAGCACTGCTCAACGTGGCCGCAAAAGTGGTGCGGGTGATGCCGAATACTCCGGCGTTGATCGGTTGTGGTGCAGCGGCACTCTGTTCCGGGCAGTATGCCGGGGGGGCTGAACTGGAAACAGCGCGCAAGATCTTTGCCGCTGTCGGTTCAGTGGTCACGGTTAAAGAGATGCAGATGGATGCCGTTACTGCGGTCTCCGGGTCCGGTCCCGCCTATGTATTTACCGTTATTGAGGCGTTGGTTGCTGGCGGTGTTGCCGAAGGACTGGATCGGGAAACCGCGCTGGCACTGGCGATCCGCACTGTCGAAGGGGCAGCGCGACTGGTTGCAGAAAGCGGCGAAGAACCGGCTGAGCTGCGGCGCAAGGTCTGTTCTCCCGGAGGCACAACGCTGGCCGCAATCGAAAAGCTTGATGCGGGGGGCTTTGGTGATCTGCTCGTTGCTGCGGTTCGGCGTGCGGCAGAACGATCACGCGAATTGGGGTGA
- a CDS encoding thioredoxin family protein, which produces MRIDILCKPESDGRCELVLDNVREALDRLNVEAEVHYYRDRRKMIDNRIYVSPALMIDDNVRIAGRIPAVKEVEELIRERPRYTRRLEKVA; this is translated from the coding sequence ATGCGTATCGATATCCTGTGCAAACCAGAAAGTGACGGACGCTGTGAGCTGGTTCTCGATAATGTGCGTGAGGCGCTTGATCGTTTGAATGTAGAGGCCGAAGTCCATTATTATCGTGACCGGCGCAAGATGATTGATAATCGAATCTATGTCTCTCCCGCCCTGATGATTGATGATAATGTGCGCATTGCCGGACGAATTCCCGCCGTCAAGGAAGTTGAAGAGTTGATCCGCGAACGGCCTCGTTACACCCGTCGTCTGGAGAAGGTCGCCTGA
- a CDS encoding inorganic phosphate transporter: MSSEFFLIGVGILVIVAIFDIVVGVSNDAVNFLNSSIGSRVAPQKVILLIASLGIMAGVTFSSGMMEVARKGIFHPQFFTMPELLTIFLAVMITDIILLDLFNTYGLPTSTTVSIVFELLGAAVVVSLLKIVQSGDDLSSIVQYINSAKAITIIMGILLSVAISFVCGAVVQFLTRLLFTFNYQRRIKRYGALWGGMALASITYFILVKGAKGASFISKENVVWINDNSALLLAMIFVVSALLLQVLQLLKFDILKPVVLIGTFALAMAFAANDLVNFIGVPLAGVHAYSAAMASGDPLTVTMGSLGAKVKTETLYLLFAGLLMVVTLWFSRKARTVTETEISLSQQEEGHERFESIFLSRAIVRLVLHLFESVKLVVPAGLRRVISRRLDPSVVRPTFKDGNRPSFDLLRASVNLMVASAVVSYATANKLPLSTTYVTFMVAMGSSFADQAWGRESAVYRVTGVLTVIGGWFMTAVIAFSCAGLFAAVIFYGQGVGVLVLVVVAAALIWNARLKHAQMTAEAKQHEVFNLKSVKDARESVATTFEHMSVLLGYIRTSLDNTLDALFRQEFDRLGVERKKLMQTQKWSNVISANVFKTMRLLARQGHAVSHQYPQTIRRLQKLSDGHRDIVLRAYRHVGNHHKGLLDVQIAELEQVRTLLHDILLEVETTFTRHRIADHPGLTAKDRQLRDLAARLNEVQMARISDNTSKTRLSILYYAIIGNAMMLSKQNLELLEIFENSFGEIDPDAHN, from the coding sequence ATGAGTAGCGAATTTTTTTTGATCGGGGTTGGTATTTTGGTCATCGTTGCCATTTTCGATATCGTCGTCGGCGTCAGCAACGATGCGGTCAACTTTCTCAATTCGTCAATCGGTTCGCGGGTTGCCCCGCAAAAAGTTATTTTATTGATTGCCAGCCTCGGCATCATGGCCGGGGTGACCTTCTCCAGCGGGATGATGGAGGTTGCCCGCAAGGGAATTTTTCACCCGCAATTTTTCACCATGCCAGAACTGCTGACGATCTTTCTGGCGGTGATGATCACCGATATCATTCTGCTTGATCTGTTTAATACCTACGGGTTACCGACCTCGACCACCGTTTCAATTGTGTTCGAACTGCTTGGCGCGGCGGTGGTGGTCTCCCTGCTCAAAATCGTGCAGTCTGGTGACGACCTGAGCTCCATCGTCCAGTACATTAACTCAGCCAAGGCGATTACCATCATCATGGGGATTCTGCTCTCGGTGGCGATTTCTTTTGTCTGCGGGGCGGTGGTGCAGTTTTTGACACGGTTGCTTTTTACCTTTAACTACCAGCGGCGGATCAAGCGCTACGGGGCGTTGTGGGGGGGGATGGCGCTGGCGTCGATCACCTACTTTATCCTCGTCAAAGGGGCGAAAGGGGCCTCGTTCATCTCGAAGGAGAATGTCGTCTGGATCAATGACAACTCTGCCCTGCTGCTGGCCATGATCTTCGTGGTTTCCGCGCTCCTGTTGCAGGTTCTGCAACTGCTGAAATTCGATATTCTCAAGCCGGTTGTACTGATCGGCACCTTTGCCCTGGCGATGGCCTTTGCCGCTAACGATCTGGTCAACTTCATCGGTGTGCCGCTGGCCGGGGTTCATGCTTACTCCGCTGCGATGGCGAGTGGCGATCCGCTCACGGTCACCATGGGTTCCCTCGGTGCAAAAGTCAAAACCGAAACGCTTTATCTGCTCTTCGCCGGGCTTCTCATGGTTGTCACCTTGTGGTTTTCCAGAAAGGCGCGCACCGTTACCGAAACCGAGATCAGCCTCAGCCAGCAGGAAGAGGGGCATGAGCGTTTTGAGTCGATCTTCCTGTCGCGGGCGATTGTCCGGCTGGTGCTGCACCTCTTTGAATCGGTCAAGCTGGTGGTTCCCGCCGGTCTGCGCAGGGTGATCAGCCGCCGCCTCGACCCGAGCGTGGTGCGCCCGACATTCAAGGACGGCAACCGGCCTTCGTTCGATCTGTTGCGTGCTTCGGTCAACCTGATGGTCGCGAGCGCGGTGGTTTCCTACGCAACGGCGAACAAGCTCCCCCTCTCCACCACCTACGTCACCTTCATGGTCGCCATGGGATCGTCTTTCGCCGATCAGGCATGGGGGCGCGAGAGTGCGGTCTACCGCGTCACCGGCGTCCTCACGGTTATCGGTGGCTGGTTTATGACCGCAGTTATCGCTTTCTCCTGCGCCGGGCTCTTCGCTGCGGTGATCTTTTACGGGCAGGGGGTCGGGGTCCTGGTGCTGGTTGTCGTGGCCGCCGCGTTGATCTGGAATGCGCGACTCAAGCATGCGCAGATGACCGCCGAGGCGAAACAACACGAAGTCTTTAACCTCAAGTCGGTCAAGGACGCACGCGAAAGTGTCGCGACGACCTTCGAACATATGAGTGTGCTCCTCGGCTATATCCGCACCTCGCTCGACAACACCCTCGACGCGCTCTTCCGTCAGGAGTTCGATCGCCTCGGCGTGGAACGCAAGAAGCTGATGCAGACCCAGAAGTGGTCGAACGTGATCAGCGCCAACGTTTTCAAGACGATGCGCCTGCTGGCACGGCAGGGACACGCGGTGTCACATCAGTATCCGCAAACGATTCGGCGGCTGCAAAAATTGTCGGACGGGCATCGCGATATCGTGCTGCGCGCTTACCGGCATGTGGGGAACCACCACAAAGGGTTGCTCGATGTACAAATTGCCGAACTCGAACAGGTGCGGACACTGCTGCATGATATTTTACTGGAAGTCGAAACCACCTTCACCCGGCACCGGATTGCCGATCATCCCGGCTTGACGGCGAAAGATCGCCAGTTGCGGGACCTGGCGGCACGGCTGAATGAAGTGCAAATGGCGCGGATCAGTGACAATACATCGAAGACGCGCCTCAGCATTCTTTACTATGCGATCATTGGCAATGCGATGATGCTGTCGAAACAGAACCTGGAACTGCTGGAGATTTTTGAAAACTCATTTGGAGAGATTGATCCCGACGCGCACAACTGA
- a CDS encoding flavodoxin family protein, with protein MKIIAVIGSPRGMQGNTGRLLEGVLAGAGEAGADTETLSLATLNVKPCVACDLCHRTGVCNIKDDYEAIKEKLLAGDGFILASPNYIVSVSAQMKAFFDRCNGLIHCQTLEGKYAAVVETSGGGEDKFVLNYMERFTQLLGASSVGGVGSHTSGARTFPEEEALFAHAAQLGRELCRCIEEKQTFPNQQIFRDNIKARMMTLVEMMRDDWIFERDYWATKSTD; from the coding sequence ATGAAAATCATTGCTGTTATTGGCAGCCCGCGCGGCATGCAGGGAAATACCGGGCGGCTGCTCGAAGGAGTCCTTGCCGGGGCCGGGGAGGCCGGGGCCGACACGGAAACTCTTTCCCTGGCAACACTCAACGTCAAGCCCTGTGTCGCCTGCGATCTCTGTCATCGCACCGGGGTCTGTAATATCAAGGACGACTACGAAGCAATTAAGGAAAAACTGCTCGCCGGTGACGGCTTCATTCTGGCCAGTCCCAATTATATTGTCAGCGTCTCCGCCCAGATGAAAGCATTTTTCGATCGCTGCAACGGCCTGATTCATTGCCAGACCCTCGAAGGAAAATATGCCGCTGTCGTTGAAACCTCGGGGGGGGGTGAGGACAAGTTTGTGCTGAACTACATGGAACGTTTCACCCAGCTGCTCGGTGCGTCATCAGTCGGTGGCGTTGGCTCGCATACCAGCGGTGCGCGCACTTTTCCCGAAGAAGAAGCACTCTTCGCACACGCCGCACAGCTGGGACGCGAACTATGTCGCTGCATTGAGGAGAAACAGACCTTCCCCAATCAGCAAATTTTTCGCGACAACATCAAGGCACGCATGATGACACTGGTTGAAATGATGCGCGATGACTGGATTTTTGAACGGGACTATTGGGCAACTAAATCGACCGACTGA